A section of the Castanea sativa cultivar Marrone di Chiusa Pesio chromosome 12, ASM4071231v1 genome encodes:
- the LOC142619519 gene encoding hyoscyamine 6-dioxygenase-like isoform X2, giving the protein MEHLVSGWCNDRSLPESYILPPEKRPGKLTVPLANNIPVIDLGGHDQTDLIQQIFEASQEFGFFQVINHGVPSNLMDEAMSVFKEFHALSGEDKAIETSKDPNKSCYIYTSSPNYATEKFHLWRDGLMHHCNPLEKYIQFWPEKPPRYREVVGPYTAEVRKLGFRILEFISQGLGISPDHFSSGLSENQTLLVNHYPPCPDPSLTLGVGKHRDPGGINILLQSDVYGLQVFKDEEWVGVEPIPYAFVVNIGYLLQIISNGKLKSVEHRVVTNSNVARIAASFIIIPSDKTLVEPAKALVDASNPCHTKAFLANTKLLPMALKH; this is encoded by the exons ATGGAGCACCTTGTTTCAGGTTGGTGCAATGATCGATCCTTGCCAGAATCATATATACTCCCACCGGAAAAAAGACCAGGGAAGCTCACTGTTCCTCTAGCCAACAATATTCCAGTGATTGATCTTGGGGGTCATGATCAAACAGATctaattcaacaaatttttgaaGCTAGCCAAGAGTTTGGATTCTTTCAG GTGATCAACCATGGAGTCCCTAGCAACTTAATGGATGAGGCCATGAGTGTTTTTAAGGAGTTTCATGCATTATCTGGTGAGGACAAGGCAATCGAAACTTCAAAGGACCCCAATAAGAGCTGCTACATCTACACAAGCAGTCCAAATTATGCAACTGAGAAGTTTCACCTCTGGAGGGATGGATTGATGCATCATTGTAATCCTCTAGAGAAATACATCCAATTTTGGCCTGAAAAACCACCTAGATATCG AGAAGTTGTTGGGCCATATACAGCTGAAGTAAGGAAATTGGGCTTTAGAATTTTGGAGTTCATTTCCCAAGGCTTGGGAATCAGCCCCGATCATTTTAGCAGTGGACTAAGTGAAAATCAAACACTGTTAGTCAATCACTATCCGCCGTGCCCAGATCCAAGTTTAACCTTGGGAGTGGGAAAACATAGAGACCCTGGTGGCATTAATATTCTTCTTCAAAGTGATGTATATGGGCTTCAAGTCTTCAAGGATGAGGAATGGGTTGGTGTTGAACCTATTCCTTACGCTTTTGTGGTTAACATAGGTTATCTGCTCCAG ATTATCAGCAATGGGAAGCTGAAAAGTGTTGAACATCGAGTGGTGACAAATTCAAATGTAGCTCGGATAGCTGCTTCCTTCATCATTATTCCATCAGATAAAACACTTGTAGAACCAGCAAAAGCTTTGGTTGATGCAAGCAACCCTTGCCATACAAAGGCTTTCTTAGCAAATACAAAGCTACTTCCCATGGCTCTCAAGCATTAG
- the LOC142620613 gene encoding uncharacterized protein LOC142620613: protein MTETRAAAMSDDPASWVYKANQFFGYYQTPIAEKLLIASFHMELKALIWFPEAEEAGVFFDRESLVQALHVRFGSTAYDDLMEVLTRLRQTTTVALYKAEFEAISNRIKGLSPLHKLSCFLSGLKDEICLPVRMLNPQSLNVAFGLEKIQEDM, encoded by the exons ATGACTGAAACTCGAGCTGCAGCCATGA GTGATGACCCTGCTAGTTGGGTTTACAAGGCAAACCAATTTTTTGGGTATTATCAAACCCCAATTGCGGAAAAGCTCTTGATAGCTTCCTTCCACATGGAATTGAAGGCACTAATATGGTTTCCAGAAGCAGAGGAGGCTGGGGTATTCTTTGATCGGGAGTCTTTAGTGCAAGCTTTACACGTGAGGTTTGGATCAACTGCTTATGATGATCTAATGGAGGTATTAACAAGGCTGAGACAAACTACCACAGTGGCTTTGTATAAGGCAGAGTTTGAAGCAATATCAAATAGAATCAAGGGTCTTTCTCCATTGCACAAGTTAAGTTGTTTCCTGAGTGGTTTGAAGGATGAAATATGTCTGCCAGTGAGGATGCTTAATCCTCAATCCTTGAATGTAGCCTTTGGATTGgaaaaaattcaagaagatatgTGA
- the LOC142619519 gene encoding hyoscyamine 6-dioxygenase-like isoform X1 encodes MEHLVSGWCNDRSLPESYILPPEKRPGKLTVPLANNIPVIDLGGHDQTDLIQQIFEASQEFGFFQVINHGVPSNLMDEAMSVFKEFHALSGEDKAIETSKDPNKSCYIYTSSPNYATEKFHLWRDGLMHHCNPLEKYIQFWPEKPPRYREVVGPYTAEVRKLGFRILEFISQGLGISPDHFSSGLSENQTLLVNHYPPCPDPSLTLGVGKHRDPGGINILLQSDVYGLQVFKDEEWVGVEPIPYAFVVNIGYLLQIISNGKLKGAEHRVVTNSNVARTTASLFINPSSETLVEPAKALIDTSNPAFYKSLTYKDFLSKYIAASSDSKALEEVLSTTL; translated from the exons ATGGAGCACCTTGTTTCAGGTTGGTGCAATGATCGATCCTTGCCAGAATCATATATACTCCCACCGGAAAAAAGACCAGGGAAGCTCACTGTTCCTCTAGCCAACAATATTCCAGTGATTGATCTTGGGGGTCATGATCAAACAGATctaattcaacaaatttttgaaGCTAGCCAAGAGTTTGGATTCTTTCAG GTGATCAACCATGGAGTCCCTAGCAACTTAATGGATGAGGCCATGAGTGTTTTTAAGGAGTTTCATGCATTATCTGGTGAGGACAAGGCAATCGAAACTTCAAAGGACCCCAATAAGAGCTGCTACATCTACACAAGCAGTCCAAATTATGCAACTGAGAAGTTTCACCTCTGGAGGGATGGATTGATGCATCATTGTAATCCTCTAGAGAAATACATCCAATTTTGGCCTGAAAAACCACCTAGATATCG AGAAGTTGTTGGGCCATATACAGCTGAAGTAAGGAAATTGGGCTTTAGAATTTTGGAGTTCATTTCCCAAGGCTTGGGAATCAGCCCCGATCATTTTAGCAGTGGACTAAGTGAAAATCAAACACTGTTAGTCAATCACTATCCGCCGTGCCCAGATCCAAGTTTAACCTTGGGAGTGGGAAAACATAGAGACCCTGGTGGCATTAATATTCTTCTTCAAAGTGATGTATATGGGCTTCAAGTCTTCAAGGATGAGGAATGGGTTGGTGTTGAACCTATTCCTTACGCTTTTGTGGTTAACATAGGTTATCTGCTCCAG ATTATCAGCAATGGGAAGCTGAAAGGTGCTGAACATCGAGTGGTGACTAATTCAAATGTAGCTCGAACAACTGCTTCCTTATTTATTAATCCATCAAGTGAAACACTTGTAGAACCAGCAAAGGCTTTGATTGATACAAGCAACCCTGCGTTCTATAAGTCCCTAACATACAAAGACTTTCTTAGCAAGTACATAGCTGCTTCCTCTGACTCTAAAGCATTAGAAGAGGTTTTAAGTACTACTCTTTGA
- the LOC142620614 gene encoding uncharacterized protein LOC142620614 — protein MVQPPVLTLPNFDKPFVVECDASGRGIGVVLMQQGKPIAYHSQAFKVKNLVLSTYEKELLALVIVFKWWRAYLKIGTPAQQKWFAKLQGYNFVVEYKKGKDNLVIDALFRKVEVEDLSPDDDVSEGVLCMVSFPTLAWLADLKARYAFDQDVQGSSSLPTYVFKLHEMLASIVSDRDPVFTSHFWQELMRLQGVQLAMSSAYHPQSDGQTEVVNKSLEHYLRAFATDRPHSWADWLPLAEFWFNSNFQTSTKLTPFETLFGYPPPRLLDYILGTTKVDSVDVHLRTRQQLLSLLKHNLLAIQESSSREDEAQC, from the exons ATGGTCCAACCACCTGTATTGACTTTGCCTAACTTTGACAAGCCATTTGTAGTGGAGTGTGATGCTTCTGGGAGAGGAATAGGTGTTGTTTTAATGCAGCAAGGCAAGCCTATTGCTTATCACAGCCAGGCCTTTAAGGTTAAGAATTTGGTTTTGTCAACTTATGAGAAGGAACTTCTAGCCTTAGTCATTGTTTTCAAGTGGTGGAGGGCTTACTTG AAAATTGGGACTCCAGCTCAGCAGAAGTGGTTTGCAAAGTTGCAGGGGTATAACTTTGTGGTTGAGTATAAGAAAGGTAAGGACAATCTAGTAATTGATGCACTGTTTAGGAAGGTTGAGGTTGAAGACTTAAGTCCTGATGATGATGTTTCTGAAGGGGTTTTATGCATGGTTTCTTTCCCAACTCTAGCTTGGTTGGCTGATCTTAAGGCTAGATATGCCTTTGACCAAGATGTGCAGG GTAGCTCATCTCTACCTACATATGTGTTCAAGCTGCATGAGATGCTAGCCTCAATTGTAAGTGACAGGGACCCTGTGTTTACTTCACATTTTTGGCAAGAGTTGATGAGATTGCAAGGGGTGCAGCTAGCCATGTCTTCCGCCTACCACCCTCAATCAGATGGGCAGACCGAGGTGGTTAACAAGAGCTTGGAGCATTACTTGAGAGCATTTGCTACTGACAGACCTCATTCTTGGGCTGATTGGTTACCCTTGGCAGAATTTTGGTTCAATAGTAACTTCCAAACCTCAACTAAGTTGACACCTTTTGAAACTTTATTTGGTTATCCTCCTCCCAGGTTATTGGATTATATACTTGGAACAACTAAGGTTGATAGTGTTGATGTGCACTTGAGAACTAGACAGCAGCTTCTGTCATTGTTGAAGCACAACCTATTAGCAATTCAAGAGAGCAGCTCAAGAGAGGATGAAGCTCAGTGCTGA
- the LOC142621356 gene encoding hyoscyamine 6-dioxygenase-like, whose product MEHLVSSWYNDRSLPESYILPPEKRPGKLIVPLANNIPVIDLGGHDQTDIIQKILEASQEFGFFQVINHGVPSNLMDEAMSVFKEFHALSGEVKAIETSKDPNKSCYIYPSSENYATEKFHLWRDALIHNCNPLENYTQFWPEQPPRYREVVGPYTAEVRKLGFRILEFISQGLGISLGGLVGNQNMVVNHYPPCPDPSLTLGLGKHIDPSFINILLQNDVYGLQVFKDEGWVVVEPIPNAFVVNLGYPLQIISNGKLKGAEHRAVTNSNIARTSASFFISPPNETLIEPAKSSVDASHPALYKSLPYKDFISKYLANFSDSKALEEALRTTV is encoded by the exons ATGGAGCACCTTGTTTCAAGCTGGTACAATGATCGATCCTTGCCAGAATCATACATACTCCCACCGGAAAAAAGACCAGGGAAGCTCATTGTTCCTCTAGCCAACAATATTCCAGTGATTGATCTTGGGGGTCATGATCAAACagatataattcaaaaaattttggaaGCTAGCCAAGAGTTTGGATTCTTTCAG GTGATCAACCATGGAGTCCCTAGCAACTTAATGGATGAGGCCATGAGTGTTTTTAAGGAGTTTCATGCATTATCTGGTGAGGTCAAGGCAATCGAAACTTCAAAGGACCCCAATAAGAGCTGCTACATCTACCCAAGCAGTGAAAATTATGCAACTGAAAAGTTTCACCTCTGGAGGGATGCATTGATACACAATTGTAATCCTCTAGAGAATTACACCCAATTTTGGCCTGAACAACCACCTAGATATCG AGAAGTTGTTGGGCCATATACAGCTGAAGTAAGGAAGTTGGGGTTTAGAATTTTGGAGTTCATTTCCCAAGGCCTGGGAATCAGCCTTGGTGGACTTGTTGGAAATCAAAATATGGTGGTCAATCACTATCCGCCATGCCCAGACCCAAGCTTAACCTTGGGCTTGGGCAAACATATTGACCCTTCTTTCATTAATATTCTTCTTCAAAATGATGTATACGGGCTTCAAGTCTTCAAGGATGAGGGATGGGTTGTTGTCGAACCCATTCCTAACGCTTTTGTGGTTAACCTAGGTTATCCGCTGCAG ATTATCAGCAATGGGAAGCTGAAAGGTGCTGAACATCGAGCGGTGACAAATTCAAATATAGCTCGAACAAGTGCTTCCTTCTTTATTAGTCCACCAAATGAAACACTTATAGAACCAGCAAAAAGTTCGGTTGATGCAAGCCACCCAGCGCTTTATAAGTCCTTGCCATACAAAGACTTTATTAGCAAATACCTAGCTAATTTCTCTGACAGTAAAGCATTAGAGGAGGCTTTAAGGACTACTGTATGA
- the LOC142619519 gene encoding hyoscyamine 6-dioxygenase-like isoform X3, which produces MEHLVSGWCNDRSLPESYILPPEKRPGKLTVPLANNIPVIDLGGHDQTDLIQQIFEASQEFGFFQVINHGVPSNLMDEAMSVFKEFHALSGEDKAIETSKDPNKSCYIYTSSPNYATEKFHLWRDGLMHHCNPLEKYIQFWPEKPPRYREVVGPYTAEVRKLGFRILEFISQGLGISPDHFSSGLSENQTLLVNHYPPCPDPSLTLGVGKHRDPGGINILLQSDVYGLQVFKDEEWVGVEPIPYAFVVNIGYLLQKDSHLFSNKPLQLAHFME; this is translated from the exons ATGGAGCACCTTGTTTCAGGTTGGTGCAATGATCGATCCTTGCCAGAATCATATATACTCCCACCGGAAAAAAGACCAGGGAAGCTCACTGTTCCTCTAGCCAACAATATTCCAGTGATTGATCTTGGGGGTCATGATCAAACAGATctaattcaacaaatttttgaaGCTAGCCAAGAGTTTGGATTCTTTCAG GTGATCAACCATGGAGTCCCTAGCAACTTAATGGATGAGGCCATGAGTGTTTTTAAGGAGTTTCATGCATTATCTGGTGAGGACAAGGCAATCGAAACTTCAAAGGACCCCAATAAGAGCTGCTACATCTACACAAGCAGTCCAAATTATGCAACTGAGAAGTTTCACCTCTGGAGGGATGGATTGATGCATCATTGTAATCCTCTAGAGAAATACATCCAATTTTGGCCTGAAAAACCACCTAGATATCG AGAAGTTGTTGGGCCATATACAGCTGAAGTAAGGAAATTGGGCTTTAGAATTTTGGAGTTCATTTCCCAAGGCTTGGGAATCAGCCCCGATCATTTTAGCAGTGGACTAAGTGAAAATCAAACACTGTTAGTCAATCACTATCCGCCGTGCCCAGATCCAAGTTTAACCTTGGGAGTGGGAAAACATAGAGACCCTGGTGGCATTAATATTCTTCTTCAAAGTGATGTATATGGGCTTCAAGTCTTCAAGGATGAGGAATGGGTTGGTGTTGAACCTATTCCTTACGCTTTTGTGGTTAACATAGGTTATCTGCTCCAG AAGGACTCTCATCTCTTCTCCAACAAGCCACTTCAACTGGCTCACTTCATGGAATAG